The following proteins are encoded in a genomic region of Penaeus chinensis breed Huanghai No. 1 chromosome 10, ASM1920278v2, whole genome shotgun sequence:
- the LOC125029915 gene encoding putative GPI-anchored protein pfl2, whose product MWRAERESVQKSDRMRSTSSSTISSNMSESSSISSSSSMSASSSMNASSSMSNRTTASSSSASASSSSSSSTISSTSSSMSASSSTSASSSTSSSMSVSSSTSASSSTSASSRTSARSGTVSSSRKATGPSFLTMRQGPAQREPRGPSLTDGGIRLITREPIVGRKATLEPFHEPVNSFEATATCTIACLPEWFLQVEQEFLLRHVTSPLTKYRILVTNLSPELLLSVGDLINNPEFNSYELLKAAILQRAAPSPQHALFTSTSPDGRTPSEILRHMQRTLARADTHLPPDILRSMFLQRLPAAVQTVLLASELPIEQLALKADEILAIQASPQVSAVSTTPSLTLESLATQIAELTTAVRRLAAREPSPRPRSRHSSPASPRAYRDSGRDFAPQHRQNYNRRRSPTPDTGAEVSLIPASHKDRTSPASRTLEAANSSPINVYGERSMTLLFSGAPHPKLTWVFLVANVQQPILGADFLAHYGFTVDLKREALVHQSGARTHASSALVRVPRIYTVLPPLATDRFRIAKAEFEHMRDLGIIHPSSSQWASPLHLSAPFSRKLTSSERTIRSPSLKRTFQ is encoded by the exons tagtacaagtagtagtactaTAAGTAGTAATATGAGTGAGAGTAGTAGTATAAGttcgagtagtagtatgagtgcaAGTAGTAGTATGAAtgcgagtagtagtatgagtaatAGAACGACTGCGAGT agtagtagtgcgagtgcgagtagtagttcgagtagtagtacgattagtagtacgagtagtagtatgagtgcgagtagtagtacgagtgcgagtagtagtacgagtagtagtatgagtgtgagtagtaGTACAAGTGCAAGTAGTAGTACAAGTGCGAGTAGTAGAACAAGTGCTAGAA GCGGCACTGTATCCTCAAGCAGGAAAGCTACTGGCCCCAGTTTTCTAACAATGCGGCAGGGCCCAGCCCAGCGGGAACCGAGGGGCCCATCCCTGACAGATGGAGGAATTCGTCTCATTACTAGGGAACCTATAGTCGGAAGGAAAGCGACTCTAGAGCCCTT CCATGAGCCTGTCAACAGCTTTGAAGCCACTGCCACCTGCACCATTGCCTGCCTTCCGGAATGGTTTCTGCAGGTGGAACAAGAATTCCTGCTTCGCCACGTCACCTCTCCGCTCACGAAATATCGGATACTGGTGACAAATCTATCACCGGAACTTCTACTCTCCGTCGGCGACCTCATCAACAACCCCGAGTTCAATTCGTATGAACTCCTCAAGGCAGCAATCTTACAGCGAGCGGCGCCCTCCCCACAACACGCTCTCTTCACGTCAACGTCACCGGACGGCCGTACGCCCTCAGAGATACTACGACACATGCAGCGCACCCTCGCCCGTGCCGACACACACCTGCCTCCCGATATTCTGCGCTCGATGTTCCTCCAACGTCTGCCGGCGGCAGTTCAGACCGTCCTTTTAGCCTCAGAACTCCCCATCGAGCAACTAGCATTGAAAGCAGACGAAATCCTCGCCATACAAGCCAGCCCACAAGTCTCAGCCGTGTCCACTACACCGTCTTTAACCCTGGAGTCCCTCGCTACACAGATCGCTGAACTCACAACCGCAGTTCGACGGCTCGCAGCCCGCGAACCTTCACCGCGTCCCAGGTCCCGCCATAGCAGCCCTGCATCGCCACGTGCCTACCGCGACAGCGGACGAGACTTCGCGCCTCAGCACCGTCAAAACTACAATCGCCGCCGCTCCCCGACTCCAG ACACAGGTGCTGAGGTCAGCCTTATCCCTGCATCCCACAAGGACAGGACCTCGCCCGCATCTCGCACGCTGGAGGCCGCCAACAGTTCTCCCATAAATGTATACGGTGAGCGCTCCATGACACTCCTTTTCAGTGGCGCCCCCCACCCGAAGCTGACGTGGGTGTTCCTGGTCGCCAATGTACAGCAGCCAATCCTCGGAGCAGACTTCCTCGCACATTATGGATTCACGGTGGACCTTAAACGGGAGGCCCTCGTACACCAGTCAGGTGCCCGCACCCACGCCTCGTCGGCCCTAGTACGAGTCCCCCGCATCTACACGGTGCTACC GCCCCTCGCAACAGACCGTTTCCGCATCGCCAAGGCAGAGTTCGAGCACATGAGGGACCTTGGAATCATACACCCTTCCAGTAGCCAGTGGGCATCTCCTCTGCACCTC AGTGCACCATTTTCTCGAAAATTGACCTCGTCAGAGCGTACCATCAGATCCCCATCGCTAAAGAGGACATTCCAATGA